One Tautonia marina genomic window carries:
- a CDS encoding helix-turn-helix transcriptional regulator has product MMGRPEPQKAPTGPHEPAVGRLAYRLDELADALGVSRRTLERLRSAGRFPKPDRVVGRMPLWAPETIRRWIEGGGS; this is encoded by the coding sequence ATGATGGGACGCCCCGAACCGCAGAAGGCCCCCACGGGGCCGCACGAGCCCGCCGTCGGACGCCTGGCCTATCGCTTGGATGAACTGGCCGATGCCCTCGGGGTGAGCCGTCGGACCCTGGAACGCCTGCGATCCGCCGGCCGATTCCCGAAGCCCGATCGCGTGGTCGGTCGGATGCCATTGTGGGCACCGGAGACGATCCGACGATGGATCGAAGGGGGTGGCTCATGA